The Acidobacteriota bacterium region CAGCGACTTCTTCTGCTGAACGCCTGAGAGCGCATCGATCATCGACCGCAGCGCCTGGAGGCGCCGGTCGGTGTTGAACATGTTGAATTCGGTGTCGTCGGCGACGAACGCGCCGTTGGTATCGTCGACAGTCGCCTCCGGATCGGCGGCGATCATCTCCTCGAACCCCAGGCCCTCGATGCCATTGAGCCGGTCGATGGCGTTGAGCAGGACGTTCTTGTCCGAGGTGAAGTCCTGCGCGACATCGAGCGACGAGGCGTACGTGACGATCGCCACGGTGTCGGCCTGACCGACCTTCGTGTTCACATAGTCCCGCGCGGCGTCGAGCGCCCGCTGCGTTTCCTCGACCTGCATGGAGCTGAGGTCGAACATCAGCACGACCAGCCGCCGGTCGTGCATGTTGACCACCGGGCGCCCGACAAGCGGCGCCGGGAGCGGCTTGCCGACCCCACCGAGAATCGTCGGAATCGCCGATGGCGGCGCGGGGTTATCGGCCGCGTCCACCTCTTCGAAATCGAACGTGTCGATGGTCTGTGGCTTGCCATCCTCGAGCACCGTGAAATCCTCGCGCTTGAGGCCCTTCACCACATTCCCGCTCTTATCGCGCACGACGACGTTGACGGTCACCAGGTCGACACCGGCCCGGAACACGGCCAGCGGCTTCTGGGGCGGGGGGGGCTGTCCCGGCGCCGCGACGATCGTCGCCGCGCAGACAGCCGTGGCGGCGAGCAGCAGGAACAACCGGATCAGAGAAGGACGCCGCGATCGCATGATGTCACTCCGTCCGGATTAGAAGCTCACGCGCGCAATGATCTGCACGCTGCGCATGGATCGTATCGAGACGACCCTGCCGAAGGTTGGTGAATTGACCACCGTATCGATCGAGCCCCACTGGGGCATGTTCAGCACGTTGTTCGCCTGGATGCGCAGCGAAATGCTCCGGTTGCCCAGATAGCGCATGCTCTTCGACAGCGACATATTGAGCGTCGTGGTGGACGGGCCCGTAATCAGATTCCGGGCCGAGTTGCCAAACGTGCCCGCTGCCGGGATCGAGAACGCCGCCGTGTTGAAGAACATCGCCATCGTGGGATTCGACAGGTCGATCGCCGCGCCGTTGTAGTCGGCCCGCAGCGTCCCATTGGTGCCGCGGCTGATGTCGGAGGACGCGCCGATCACCCTGGCCGTGAACGGACTCCCCGTGGCGTAGGACATCGTCGCGTTCAGAATCCAGTCGCCGACGATCGCGTTGAGCACGCCGTCGCGCTTCAGCCACTTGCGGCTTGCGCCGAAGGGGAGTTCCCAGGCGAAGTCGGCCGACACGCGATGGCGCTGATCGAAACTCGATCGGCTCCACTCGGCGGCCAGATCCTGGTCATTCTGCGCCACCACGCCTCCACCGCCCCCGATCGACGAGGCATCATCCATCGACTTCGAAAGCGTATACGTGACGCCCCCGGAAAGACCCATCGACTGGCGCTTGCGCAGCCTCAGCGAGAGCGCGTTCATGATCGACGTGCTGCCGGACGACTCCCAGGTGAACGCCTGCACGTTCGGGATGCGCAGGCCGCTCGGCCCCCGGTTCGGCGCACGGAGCAGATCCAGCGACGCACCCTTCGTGCCGGTGTAGGTCACACCGGCCGACAACGTCCGATTGAGCTCGCGTTGCACGTCCACGTTCCAGATTTGCACGTACCCGATGCGGTAGTTGGGATCGACGCCGAATGTATTGGTGGTCGTGGTCGCCGGCGGCGGCGTGGCGAAGACCGTTGCTAACGACAGCGGCGCAGTTGCCGCCCCGATGACGGTGTTTGTCACGGCGAACGGCGGCTGGCCCGCCAGTTTCTGCACGATCGACATGTAGGGCACCGACGCGTAGTTGATGCTGTACCCGCCGCGCACCGTCGTCTTCTGGTTGGCGCGCCAGGCGACGCCAAGGCGCGGCGCGACGTTGTTCCGGTCGGGATGGATAATCGTGAGCGGGAAGGCGCCGGTAAAGGGCCCCGTCTGACCGGCCTGCACCGAGGTTGCCGCCGAGAAGTCCGGGGGGACGTCAAGTGTGACGAGGCGGTTGCTCGCCTCCGTGTACGGAGATTGATACTCGTACCGCAGGCCGAGATTCAGCGTGATATTGCCCCTCAGCCGCCAGTCGTCCTGAAAGTAGGCCGAGAACGAGCGCGCGTGGAAGCTTTCAAGCCCAGGGCCGTATTGCAGCGCGGCCTGTTGGGGCATGCCCAACAGGAAGTCGGCAAAATCGAAGGCCGTCGACTTGATCGTACCTCCGCCCGAGTACAGACCCGTAAAGATAAAGCTGCCGCGCGCGTTGCCGCTGCTGCGATTCTCCGACAGCAGGCTCCGGAAGTCGCCGCCCCACCGCATCGTGTGCCTGCCCTTCATCTTCATCATCGAGCCGGTGACGGCGATGTTCTGATTGAGGCTTTGCGAGGGATTGACGTCGCGCAATGATGAGAGGCTCGAGAACGACAGCGTCGGCACGCCCCAGTCGAACGGATCAGTCGATACGCCTGCGATCCCCGCCCCGCCCGCGACATCGGTGACGCCGCCGAATTGATTGGTGGTCGCCGACTTGCTGCGGTTGAACGTCAGCGAGAGCGTGTTCAGCAGACCCCACTTGCCGAACGACAGATTGACCGGCACATCCCAGCCCGATCGGTGACTCTTGCCCTGCAGACTCGGGAATCCCGTCAATTGCGAACTGTCGGACCGGCTGAAGTGCACGCCGACATTCAGATTGACGACGTTGTTCATCATTCCGAGCATTCCACCGCCCCGGCCGCCACGCCCGCCGCCTCCGCCCGCCGCGCCGCCACGCCCGCCGCGGCCCCGGGGAGGGGGAGTGCCGAAGGTCCGCGTGAATCGGAAGTTGATGTCGTCGCCGTTGCTGATGGTCGTGCCCGCCCCGTGATAGTTCTGCGTGCTGCCTTCCTGATTCGGATCCGGGAAGTAATGGAGCAGAGCCGCCGCGGCGGGACTGATCCTGTCGGCGGGAATCCGGTTGGCCGGAAACGCGAGCCCCGTGAGGGGATCGATCACAGATGTTGACAGCGCGCCAAAGTTGCCGGCTCGGAACTCAAGACTCGGTACCACCGAGTACGAATCGAACAGATTGGACCCGTGGTTGCCTGAGTAGTTGACGAAGACCGACGAGCGCGTTCCGAGATCAAAGAGCCCGGGGATCTTCGCCGGTCCCCCGATGGCGAGACTGTAGCGCTGATTCATGAAGCTGGGCTGCTGCGTCGCCTGACCATTGAGCGCGTAGGGTTGCGCGTTGAGCATCGATCCGCCCAGCGTGTAGGACACCTGGCCGCTCGGCCGGTTGTTCCTGAGGTTGCCGATTCCGGCCCTGCCGCCGCCGCCCCGGCCGCCTCCGCCTTCACCACCGCCCCGACCACCAGCCCCGCCCCCGCCAAGCCCGAACGCTCCGGCCGCAAATCCACCGCCCACCTGACCCATGCCTGGCAGGCTGCCCTGGCCCGGCTGGCCTTCTCCTGCCAGGCCGCCCACGCCGCCGAATCCACCTTCGCCGCCCCGGCCGCCCTCACCCCGACCACCGAAGAGGAACGCGTCGTTCATCTGTGTGGTCGATCCGAATGTTGTCACTGATTCGGCGACCGATTCCGCCGTGAATCCCGCCGGCAGACTCAAGTGCTGCGCCACCGCCTGCGCGTCCTCAGAGGCACCAATCGCAGCGACATCGGCCGCCGCGGCCTGGTCGCGCTGGCCCGCCTGGCCGCGCTGGCCCGGTTGCGCCCCGGCGACCGGTGCCACGCGCTGAAATTGCTGACCGCCGGCCTGGGGTCGCTGCTGCACCGTGACTCGCGGCGGTGCGGCGACCGCAGTGGGAGTTGCCGGTGTCGCTGACGTGGCCGCGGCAGGCGCCCGCGAACTCAATGTCGTCGTCAACTCGACCTTTGCCTGGCAATCCGGACCGACAGAGACCGTCTTCGCGGCGTTGGCAAACGCGCTCAACTCGGCGAGTACGTCGTATTCCCCGGGGCCGGCCGGGTGAACCCGGAATGATCCGTCAAGGCCAGTCGACGTCAAAAGAGGGCTGCCGCCATCTTTGGGCACGACTGTGATGGCCACGCCAGGCAGCTTCGCCTGGCCGGCGGCGACGGTCCCGCTGATCGTGCACGCGGGAGCCGGAGCCGTCTGGGGCAGGGCCCCCTGGCTTTGCGCCACCACGACGGCATACGCGCTGGCCAGTTGCACCGCCGAAATCAGGAAGATGGAATGAGTCTTTTTCACATCGTCTCTCAGGATTCGTACCCGAGGCGCCGAACCATGGGGGCCGAAACACACGACCAGCGCAGACTTCGCGTGCCGCATTAGGAACTACGCCCGGCTGGAGTCAGTTGTTTCCCGGGTTCAAGTTTGTCACGAACTTGTCACGGTTTTCCATCCGCCCGCGATCGTCTTCTGAACCGGCGTGATCAGGACACCGATCAAGTGCAGGGGACCTCGAGACCACGCGCTGACGCGGCGGTCACTGTGGGACGGTAGGTTGTGGCCTGGCGGGCAGCCGCTTATCCGGGATGCCCAGTTCACGGGCGATCGCTCTCAGCTGGTCCTGGATGACCCGCTCGTTGCGAGGTCCCATTCTGAGCAGGTGCTTCTGGGCGGGCTCGAGCTGCTGAAGTTCAGCTCTCTGGAAGTCGTAAGAGAGGACCTTCTCGACCAGCGCGATCTCGCCCTCGATGACGGGCGCCTGCAGCAGGACGGTGATGGCACGCTCCGTCGCGCCGTCGATGTCGCCTTCGGGGTGCCCCAGCTCTCGGAAGGCGTCAACCATCCTCGGCTTGATCTTCGAGTAGACGCTGGCGAGTCCAGCCGGGTCGAGAGATGCCACCGCGTCGGCAATCCTCGTGTAGCGCAGATAGGAGCCCGGATCGATGACGAACGCTCCCCCGTTCCGCATCGCACGAAACGGCGTTCGCAGAGACAGGCGCGCCAGGTGCCTGGCCGGTGACTGTCCCGATGCGACATTGTCGATGCAGGCCACCAGACCACGAATGAGGCCGTCGGTGGCCAGCCACGCCATCACTTCCGGACGGGAAGACAAGCGACCGATCAGATCGCGAACCAGCGGATCGGTGAGAAACACGGGCGGCAGATCGATGGCATCGACCGGCGGGCCGAGCGGCGCTCGAACCTCCGCAGCGGGCTGCGCCGCCGGCTGAGTCGTTGCCACCGGCCGGTCTGACGCTGGCTTGCGGAACCAGAGGTACACCGTGACCAGTACGACAACGAGCAACGCGCACGCGATCAGGCCGACCGTGGATCGCGAACGACCCTGCGGAGGTGGAAGGACCGGGCCGTCCGGCGACTCGAGTCCGGAATCGATGCGGACGTCCTCCAGCGGATCCATGCGGCACCTCTCCCGTATTAGACGCCAAACGAGACTCCGGCGCCCCACAAAACGGTGGCGGCGGCGAAAAACCGGGGAATGTATGATGTCGGCATGACCTCCCTCATCCGCCACGTGATCGTCGTCTGCCCGGCCGCCGTTCACCAGGGCGCTTTGTGAACTCGGACAGCTCGCCGGCTCCAGCTCCGGCACCCGCCGCCACGCTCAAACTGCGTCTAACGCGTCCTCTGGCGCCGGGCGCGATCCGCGCACCAGGCGGCCCGGTTGTTCCGCTGCTGGGCATCGGCGCGGTGCTCTGGCTCCTGCTCCAGTCCAGATTCGTGGAAGCCGCAGCGGTTCTCGCGATCGCGGCCATCGCGTGCATGTACCATCGTGTCCCACGGCAGCTCCTGCCAGACCTGTTGTAAGCCCCATGCCAGAGCCCGCACGCTACCCGGTTCCGGCGGATCGACACCGCGTCGAGGACGAGATCAAGCACAGCCGCTTCATCACGACGATGGCGCGTGTCGAATCGGTCGAAGCCGCTGCCGCGTTTGTCGAGGAGATGAGGCGCGAGTTCACGGATGCCACGCACAACTGCTGGGCGTTTGTGGTCGGGCCGCCCGGCCAGTCGGGCCGGGTGGGGATGAGCGATGATGGCGAACCGCACGGCACCGCCGGCCGGCCGATGCTCTCGATCCTGCTGCACAGCGGTGTGGGCGATGTCGCGGCGGTGGTGACGCGGTACTACGG contains the following coding sequences:
- a CDS encoding TonB-dependent receptor; protein product: MKKTHSIFLISAVQLASAYAVVVAQSQGALPQTAPAPACTISGTVAAGQAKLPGVAITVVPKDGGSPLLTSTGLDGSFRVHPAGPGEYDVLAELSAFANAAKTVSVGPDCQAKVELTTTLSSRAPAAATSATPATPTAVAAPPRVTVQQRPQAGGQQFQRVAPVAGAQPGQRGQAGQRDQAAAADVAAIGASEDAQAVAQHLSLPAGFTAESVAESVTTFGSTTQMNDAFLFGGRGEGGRGGEGGFGGVGGLAGEGQPGQGSLPGMGQVGGGFAAGAFGLGGGGAGGRGGGEGGGGRGGGGRAGIGNLRNNRPSGQVSYTLGGSMLNAQPYALNGQATQQPSFMNQRYSLAIGGPAKIPGLFDLGTRSSVFVNYSGNHGSNLFDSYSVVPSLEFRAGNFGALSTSVIDPLTGLAFPANRIPADRISPAAAALLHYFPDPNQEGSTQNYHGAGTTISNGDDINFRFTRTFGTPPPRGRGGRGGAAGGGGGRGGRGGGMLGMMNNVVNLNVGVHFSRSDSSQLTGFPSLQGKSHRSGWDVPVNLSFGKWGLLNTLSLTFNRSKSATTNQFGGVTDVAGGAGIAGVSTDPFDWGVPTLSFSSLSSLRDVNPSQSLNQNIAVTGSMMKMKGRHTMRWGGDFRSLLSENRSSGNARGSFIFTGLYSGGGTIKSTAFDFADFLLGMPQQAALQYGPGLESFHARSFSAYFQDDWRLRGNITLNLGLRYEYQSPYTEASNRLVTLDVPPDFSAATSVQAGQTGPFTGAFPLTIIHPDRNNVAPRLGVAWRANQKTTVRGGYSINYASVPYMSIVQKLAGQPPFAVTNTVIGAATAPLSLATVFATPPPATTTTNTFGVDPNYRIGYVQIWNVDVQRELNRTLSAGVTYTGTKGASLDLLRAPNRGPSGLRIPNVQAFTWESSGSTSIMNALSLRLRKRQSMGLSGGVTYTLSKSMDDASSIGGGGGVVAQNDQDLAAEWSRSSFDQRHRVSADFAWELPFGASRKWLKRDGVLNAIVGDWILNATMSYATGSPFTARVIGASSDISRGTNGTLRADYNGAAIDLSNPTMAMFFNTAAFSIPAAGTFGNSARNLITGPSTTTLNMSLSKSMRYLGNRSISLRIQANNVLNMPQWGSIDTVVNSPTFGRVVSIRSMRSVQIIARVSF
- a CDS encoding DUF3014 domain-containing protein, yielding MDPLEDVRIDSGLESPDGPVLPPPQGRSRSTVGLIACALLVVVLVTVYLWFRKPASDRPVATTQPAAQPAAEVRAPLGPPVDAIDLPPVFLTDPLVRDLIGRLSSRPEVMAWLATDGLIRGLVACIDNVASGQSPARHLARLSLRTPFRAMRNGGAFVIDPGSYLRYTRIADAVASLDPAGLASVYSKIKPRMVDAFRELGHPEGDIDGATERAITVLLQAPVIEGEIALVEKVLSYDFQRAELQQLEPAQKHLLRMGPRNERVIQDQLRAIARELGIPDKRLPARPQPTVPQ